One segment of Hemibagrus wyckioides isolate EC202008001 linkage group LG05, SWU_Hwy_1.0, whole genome shotgun sequence DNA contains the following:
- the angptl7 gene encoding angiopoietin-related protein 7, producing the protein MRTPVISAALFLLVLDLSWAQNPLKKHPVPPKATKMQCCDDVRALKVQVANLTSLLEELSKKQESDRITLVKQVMELEKLNQQQEARVTEAESKYSEINNRVDIMQFQAMQGAPQTTSDAIYDCASLYNRNYRISGLYKLPKDDFLGTPELEVFCDMEKNGGGWTVIQRRRVGLTSFDRDWKQYKKGFGTINGDFWLGNENIFRLTRQPTVLRIELEDWEGAIRYAEYGFFTLSNELNSYKLFIANYTGNAGDSLRYHNNTNFSTKNKDNDKCVDDCAQLRKGGYWYNCCTDSNLNGVFYRNGMHTKNTDGITWYGWHGPNYSLKRVEMKIRPQSFSP; encoded by the exons ATGAGGACACCAGTCATCTCAGCTGCCCTTTTTCTTTTGGTGCTAGACCTGTCATGGGCTCAGAACCCGTTAAAGAAGCATCCGGTTCCACCGAAAGCGACGAAGATGCAGTGCTGTGATGATGTGCGAGCCTTGAAGGTGCAGGTGGCCAACCTCACCAGCCTGCTGGAGGAGCTGAGCAAGAAGCAGGAGTCGGATCGGATCACCTTGGTGAAGCAAGTGATGGAGCTGGAAAAACTCAACCAGCAACAAGAAGCCAGAGTAACCGAAGCAGAAAGCAAGTATTCAGAGATCAACAACCGTGTGGACATTATGCAGTTTCAAGCCATGCAGGGTGCCCCGCAAACTACCTCAG ATGCAATCTATGACTGTGCATCACTGTACAACAGGAACTACCGAATTTCTGGGCTTTACAAATTGCCCAAAGATGATTTTCTGGGAACACCTGAACTGGAG GTGTTCTGCGATATGGAGAAAAATGGAGGTGGATGGACAGTCATTCAGAGACGCAGAGTAGGTCTGACCAGCTTCGACCGGGACTGGAAGCAGTACAAGAAAGGCTTTGGTACAATCAATGGGGACTTCTGGCTTGGCAATGAGAACATCTTTCGTCTGACCCGGCAGCCCACAGTTCTCCGGATAGAGCTGGAG GACTGGGAGGGAGCAATACGCTACGCTGAGTATGGTTTCTTCACGTTGAGCAATGAGCTGAACAGCTACAAGCTCTTCATCGCCAACTACACTGGGAATGCTGGGGACTCACTCCGCTACCACAACAACACCAACTTCAGCACCAAGAACAAGGACAATGACAAGTGCGTGGACGACTGTGCCCAACTTCGCAAAG GTGGCTACTGGTACAACTGCTGCACAGACTCGAACCTGAACGGTGTGTTCTATCGCAATGGGATGCACACCAAGAACACGGATGGCATCACTTGGTATGGCTGGCATGGACCAAACTACTCCCTCAAACGGGTGGAGATGAAGATCCGACCCCAGAGCTTCAGTCCTTAA